Within Cellulophaga sp. L1A9, the genomic segment GAATAATTGTAGTTTTAAATGTCTTTTTGTTTTTAAATATATTTTCTGAAGCTAAAAGCTGAATGCCCGATGCTGTAGCTGGTTCAGGTATTGTTTTTTCCGTAATAACACCATCCACTTCACCATATACCGCAGTACTGCTCACAAAAATAACATGTTCAATAGCCGATTTTTCAACTTCTTTAGCTAAATAATCCATTTTTGCCACGTAATTTTCCTTGTTAGTTCCGCGTAATTTAGGAGGCACATTTATCACAAGTGTTTTTGTATGTGACAAAAACGCTTCAATAGGACCTGAAATGCCGTTCTCGGAGAGAACTATTTTATATTCTTGAATCCCCGCTTCATTCAGGGTTTTTAATTTTACTTCTGATGTAGTAGTTCCTTTTACAGAATACCCGTTTTTAATAAAAGTTTTGGCTAATGGAAGACCAAGCCAACCGCATCCTAAAATTCCGACAGTATTATTCAATAGTGATAGTTTTAGTTACAAGGATAGCATCGTTAAGTACAAAAGGCTTTGGAATTGCATTTTTGGGTCGCGCAGGAACGGTAAATTGCGAATTACGCAGTAAGTCGTTTGATGCTTCATAGAGTTTCAGTTCAAACTTTTCATCTATTGGGAGGGTTAAACTTAATTCGGTATATTCATTATTGCTAATATAATGAGTAACTAGTTTTCCTGGAGGTCTATTTCTAAGAAAGTAATCAGATAAGGGAACGGAATTTACGCTTGCTTTAAAAATATTAGTTTGCGCAGTAAAAATGTCTAGTCTGTTTACATTTCGCTGAGGGGTAATACATATTTTTACAAGGCGCTCCGTTCCAATAATAGTATCTCTCGTTTTTTCAACTTTAGGAGCAATTATATTTTTTAAAGGTGCTTTAGAAACATAGGTAAACGCTGTCTTGTATTTACTGCTGATGGTATTTTTACTTAGTTTTTCTGGAACCTTTTTATCATCACCCACAAATTGTGCTGTCCAATCTGATAATACATGATCATAGGTTGCCCATTGTGCATTTTTAGTATCGGCATTAAGGATATAAACTAAACTTGTTGGTTTTGCATTATCTGCTGTAAAACCAGAATTTAAATGCGCAGAAATCATAGCAGCAAAAAAGAGCAACATCATAATAAACCCTAATCTGTTTTTATGCTTATAAAATGAAAATACAGGCAATGCCAATACAAAAACTAAAGTGGTTAATACGGTAGCCGCCACCATCATTTTTAACCCAAGACCAACTGGAAACATTTTTATAAAGGGGGTGAATATCCATAAGGCCGGAATGATTAAGAACACAAGTAAGAATGCATTGGGTTTTTCTTGATTGATAACAACTAAAAAAGCAGCTAAAAGTGCAAACACAGGGATTATAAAAAAGCTTGCTCCAGGTAAATAGGCACTTATACCACCACATAGTATAAGCCAAAGTACTAAGGGCCCTACTAATAGATCTGCAGTGCTAATTTTTCTAAACTTGTGGTATACAAAAAAGCAAACAGCCAATGAAAAAAGTACAAATGCCGCAATATAGGTATAGCCATTATAAGTGAATCCATGTAAAATATCCAAGTATTGAGGGTAGATGCTTTTTAGAATCGTCCAACTAAAATACCCGACAATACCGTTTATAAACAGGGTTATAAAAAGTGGAATAAAACTCAGAGCACTATTCTTTAAGTTTAAAGATTTTTTCTTAAAACCATAGGCCATTAATGCAATAAAGAATATTAACGCTATCCCAAATAAAGGCCAAACCCAGTCAAAAGGGTAGGATACTAATTTAAAAAACGGGACATTAAAATAATTATAATCGCTTAAGCTTTTTAAATTTGATAAATCGGCTGTGCTAAAATGATGTAATAATGGCATCAAATAACTGCCTTGATGTGCTAGCGTGTTTCTATCTAATCGCTCGTAATTATCTCTTTTTGTGTGGTAATCATAGTGGTCATCTATAAAGGCAAAATTTAAGCCTTCTATATCCCCATCTTCTCTAAAAATAGTTAAATCCGTATCATTGGGTAACATTTTATAGATACTATATACCAATGAATTTGCAACAGGGTATTCTGGATTTGCTTTTGTAAATTCTTTGATCAGCTTGCTATTTCCTCTATTTGTTTCTATCAGCATGTAGGATGGTCCACCACTACCACGTGCTTCAAAATTTAAAACCAATCCTACATCTTTACTCCACGGATGGTTATTTACAAATAAATCGGCACCATTTAAACCCAATTCCTCTGCATCAGTAAATAGAATGATAATATCATTTTTAGGTTTTTTATTTTCAGCTAGATAAGCACGAACACCTTCTAGGATTGTAGCAACCCCACTGCCTGCGTCACTAGCCCCCAAGGAAGAATGCGGGTTGCTGTCATAATGCGATAAAAGGACTAATGCTTTTCCTTTCTCTGTACCCTCAATTTTGGCAATGATATTAACGGCCTTACTCAAATTAGCCCAATCTCCTGTGGTATACCCTTCTTGTAAGCTTGTTTTTAAACCTAATTTTTCTAGTTCTCTACGAATATATTTTCGAACTTCTTTATGAGCAGGAAAACCTACGGAATGTGGTTGGGTGGAAATCTTTTTTACATGGACTAAAGCTCTTTCCGTAGCGAATTGAGTGCTAGTTAATTCTTTATCAATACCATCACTTGGCATGGATGATTTGAATCCAAAATAGATAATTAGGAGGATTAAAATAAGGGTTAGGGTAGCGGTGCTTGTTTTCATTTGGTTGTAAATTGTATTGCTATCTTGAGATTATTGTAAATGTATAAAAATATAGTGGGATGTTTATTACGGTGATTTTAGGCAGTATAAATAGGGATTTACTAGTCTATTTCTTAAAAAAATGATTATTTAAACGATTATATATCAATTAGTTGTTGTTTTGTTAAGAATAAGTACTATATTTAAGATCAACCTAAAAATACTACATATGGGAATCAAAAGCTTTCAGGGCATTCGTAAAGTCGTTAAAAAAGAATTTGATGCACCCATTTTGGTCGAAGATTATATGACCAGAAAACTAGTTTCTTTTTCCCCAGAACAATCTATTTTAGAGGTAATGGAATTATTTACCAAGCATAATATTTCAGGTGGGCCTGTTTTAGATACAAATGGATTTCTTGTCGGGATTATTTCTGAAGCAGATTGTATGAAGACCATTTCAGAAAGTCGCTATTTCAACCAACCTATATTAGATAAAAGGGTAGATAATTACATGACTAAAAATGTTGAAACCATAGGTAATGATATCAGTATTTTTGACGCTGCAGGAATTTTTCATAAAAATAACAGGCGTAGACTCCCGGTTTTAAAAAATGGATTATTAGTGGGGCAAATTAGTAGAAAAGATATTGTAATTGCTGCCTTAAAATTAAGCGGGCAAAATTGGTAAAGTAAAAGTATGATCTAACCATTAACATTAACCTCACTCTTTTTGGTGAGGTTTTTTTATTCTCTTTTTACAATCATATAATAATCATTATCTAAAGGCAAATAGCCTAGATCATAGACAAAATAATAGATGGTTCCTTTTTTCGTGGTATAGATGCTCGTGAAAATTTCAAAATCGAATCCTTTATCGAGAAGTTTGTAGCGTGTAGTTTTTGTTTTACCCTCTTTTAGGGGAAAGCTTTCTAAAATGCGATGATTTTTTCGCAACCGATTATTGATATTGCGTATTAGATTTTTAGAATCTTTGTTAAGCTTGTTATTGAACGAGTTTCTGCAATAGTCAGAGCAGAATTTTTTATCAACCCGACCAATGATTTTTTCTCCACATTCAGGGCAAAGCTTCTCCAAGATTATTGCTTTTTAAAAATGAATTTAAATTCTTGCGTACTGCCATCTTCTTCTTCGGCAAGAATATAGGCAATCATTTCAGTGTCACTTATTTTTTTATAGGTAAGGCCATCAAAATAAAGGGCATTATCTTCTTTTTTCACCAAAGGAAAGTCTTGAAATTCATCTTTAGCTTCCCAACCATCCAATTCCCCAGAAAAATGCTTTAGCTGTAAATGTATGGTTTCACCTTCTTCAATAATATGTCCTATTTCATAGAAATCTACTTTACCTTCGATAACTAATCTAAAAGAAAACATCATAGAATCTCCTTCTGCTTTGGTCCATATTTCCTCACTAATTCCACCAAAAGCTTCACCAATCCAATGGCCAGTCATAAAACTAGCGTCTGCAAGCGTAGCTTTTGGGGCTGTTTCATCCGTCGTAGGAGAAAGTGTATTCTGTGCAGTGCATAAACTTGTCACTAATAAAAGAAGGTAGAATGATTTCATAGGGTGTGTTATATATTAGGATCTAATATACAATTTATTTGACTTGTTGAATATCAATGAATTGAAATACTATATTTTGTAAGTAAGCCAGCAAGATTGTCTTGAGAAAACTTTGCATTTTTTATAGCATTTGCTTCGGGATCTATGGAGAAATTGATAGCAGAAGAAAAATCGGCTTTTTGTAAAATGGTATTGCTGAAGATAGCAGCACTTAAATCACATTGATTAAAAATAGCCTCACTAGCATCGGTGTTTGTAAACTCTACCTGCTTCATCTTACAATGATTAAAACGTGTTTTTCTAATTTTCAGCTTGTAAAAAGATGCGAAATCTAGGTTGCAATTTTCAAAGTTAAAGGATAGTATAAAAGTATTACAATACTGGAAATTAACTCCTAATAATTTGCAGTCTTTAAATAGCGTCTCTTTTAACGTTGCTTCTGCAAAGTTAGCATTGCTAATATCACAGTCTATAAATTCACATTCAGAAAATGTACAATTGCTTAAGTTTGCTTTAGAGAAGTTGCAGTTTTCAAAGGTGCAATTCTCATATTCTGCTTTTGGCAATCTAGTAATGGTATAGTTTTTTCCTTTAAAAGTGGTGTCAATAACTAAGTCTGTCATGATTATTTTATGAGGGTACTATTGTTTAAACAATACTACAAAAAATAGTTTGCAACCACAGATTAGACTTTGTTTTTCTTTACGAGTATAGTGTGGTGAATGGTAAATTTTATAATGTCACGGCTATAGAAATCTATGCCAGATTTTTGTTGTTGAAACATATTAAAATAGCCAATTTCAAAACCAAGATGGTTAATTGGCATATACTGAATGCTACTGCCTATTCTATTTTGATCAAATACATTGTTTACAATGGTATTTCCTGCATTTATAAATAGTTCATCAAAAGCTTTTATGCTTACTTTTTTGAGGGGCGTATATTTTATTTCTATTTTGTACCGTAGTCTTACGTTTGCATACGCATAGGCGTCATGTTCTAATTCAAAAAACCTAAATTCTGACCAAAACCGATGATTCACTGTAAATTTCTCAGATACTGTTTGTTTATAGGCAAGTTCTATCTGTGGTCTAATTTCTTTTTGAGTGTAATACTCTTTTACCTCAGGGTCGTTTGGTAGTGATTGTACTATACCTGTTACACCAACTGCCGTAGTCCAACCGTTTCCTAATTGGTATTCAAGATTTGTTCTAGAAAGCATCTGGTGTTGTCGCCAAGGATTGCTATAGTTTCGCTGGTCTAGTTCTTGCCTAATTTGATAGTTGTCATTTATCTTAAGTTTTAAGGCATAGCTCGTCCATAGTACATCCTGACGAATGATGTTCTTTTGTGCTAGTCCGTAAAAGATATTAAAACAGCCGAATATGGCTACTAATATTCCCTGTATTCCTATTTTCATCGATTTAAAATATAGCTGTAAATGTATATAAAAATAGTAATCCTATAGTTTAAGTAGAATAAAATTATTAGCTGTTAATTCATACGAAATTTGAAACTAATAGGAGTGTTATTTTTTTGATTTCAGTGGGCAGCTAGAAAAGCCTAATAATGGATACAAAGGACAAAAACTTACCAGACTTGTAACTACAAAAACGCCAGCAAGAACTAAAAGGATAATACCCAATGTTCCTGTAACTACATTTGTAAAGTAGAGTACAGCAATTAAAGCAGCAAGAAGTATTCTGATTGTTTTATCTGTAGTTCCCATATTCTTTTTCATGATATAAAATTTAGTGGATTAATCTAACATCAAAGATCACGAATAGAAATGTTTTACAAAGTGACTAAAGTCACATAAGCCCAGAAAGTTATCTTTATTTTTGTTCAATTATAGGACCTAGGGTTTTTTAAAAGGCATTTTTTTTATAGACCTTGCCACCAGTTAAAGGTAGTGTTAATACTGTCCTTTACCTTGATATCTGCCCCTAGTTCTGGAGTAATTATAGGTAAGTTTAATTTGTGGGCTGCAATTTTTAAGCGCGTTACAGGAGCTGTCCAACCATGTAACGCTAGTTTAAAGCCAGCCCAATGTATGGGCATTAGTTTGTTTGCATTTATATCTATTCCTGCTTGTGCTGTTTCTTCTGGCATCATGTGTATATCTGGCCACATTTCGTCGTATTGCCCGCATTCCATCAAAGCAATATCAAAAGGGCCATATTTTTTGCCTATTTCTTTAAAATGTGATGCGTAACCACTATCACCACTAAAATAAATGTTTTCGTCTGCAGATTGTATCACCCAAGAACTCCAAAGCGTACTTTGAGTAGTATTAAATTTACGACCAGAAAAATGTTGGGCGGGGGTGCAGACTAAAGTTAGTTCTTCAAATTGAGTTTCTTGCCACCAATCTAATTCTGTTATTTTATTTTTTGAGACTCCCCAGGCCTCTAAATGCACTCCCAAACCAAGGGGAACATAAAACTGTTTGGTTTTGTCTTTAATTTTTAGAATAGTTTCATAATCTAAATGATCATAGTGGTCATGTGAAAAAATAACCGCATCAATAGTTCCTAATTTTTCTACTGCTAACGGAAAATCTGTATTAAACCGATTAGCTCCTAACAAAGGGTGAGGAGCTGCCACTTTCCCTAGCATAGGATCTAAAAGAATAGTTTTCCCTTTTAGTTGCAATAAAAATGATGAATGTCCGTACCACACTAAACGGGCCTCTTTCGTATAATTAGCAACTGCTGCAGAATCTAGTTTGTGAACTTTTAAATCTTTCTTAGGTCGGCCGTTAGTCACTTTTGTGGTTAAAAACGTATAGCTAAGCTTCAGTGTTTCAGAAAAATTTAAATCTTTCGGTACTGGCTTAGTGTTATTAAATTTTCCTTGTTTGAATTGTGCTGATTTTTGATAGATCAGTTTTCGCGCCTTAGAAACATCACCTCCAAAACTTGGATAAAAGTTCGTGAATAAAAAATAGAATGCGATTGATAGACCGATGACGGCTAAAACGATAATCATTATCTTTTTTAAAATTCGTTTTATCATGAGGTACATAAGACTAATGTCTTGTTGTTTTATTAAAGATAGAAACTCCGATGCAGTTTAGATGGGTATTACTAAATTAGTGCTAAAGTTAGGTAAAATGTTAGTTAGAATTTTTTAGCTTCATGAGCATGTAGCTTACATCATTTTTTAATTAGCATCACGTTTTTGACTCCAAATACCTTATGTTCTTGGGTTTTTCAATTTCACCCAGATATAATCATCGAGAATTACATTGTTTTTGATAACAGCGTCTTTTTTAATGGATTCGAGGTAAAAGTCATTTTTTTCTAATACTCGCATTGATGCTTTGTTAAATGAAAATACTCCAGCTTCAATTCTAATGATATCAAAGTTTTTAAAGCTGTATTCTACCATCAGTTTTATAGCTTCTGAAGCGATACCATTACCCCAAAAAGGCGCTCCAATAAAATACCCCATTTCAGCACCTAATTTAAATACATCCGTATTGATCGTTATCCCAATTTCGCCTACAAATTGATCTTTCCAATAGATTATTTTCCGTTCAGGTATATTTTTTTTAGTTTGAAGCGTTATAAAATCTTCAGCATCTTTTAACGTAAACGGATTAGGAACTTTATCATAGCCATTATCAAAAATAGTTCTGTTATTTCTATAAGTAGCATAAGCTTCTACAACGTCTAAAGTATACGCTCGTAATTCTATCATAAAGATCATTTTTTAGTGCTACCCTTGAATGTTTTCATAACTAACTACGGTATCACGTGATGTTGTCTTTTTCCACATTAAATAACACCCAATAAATATAATGATAATGCCAAGAGTTAGAGATAGAGGAGTACCCAATCTTTCAAAAATAGTTTTTAAAGATGTAACGGCTAATCTTCGTTCTATACTTCCAGTAGCTATATTATCTCTCCACGCTAGAGCGATAAATAATAACCCAAATACAGAAATAAAAAAGCCGCTACTGCGGTAAATGCTTTTTAATTTAGTTTCCTTTTTGTGTGCAACTTTTAGGTTTCTAATTTTATCTAGTGCTAACATAAACTTAGGCAGGTCTTCCGCTAGTTTAAATTGGATGTCATCAATATTAACCGTGGTTTCATTAGCTTTTTGTGCCCCTTTAAATTTCATGAATCCATTTTGAAACTGAATCCTTTGGATTTCATCGAACTTAAAAATTTCGGAGGTATCATACATCTCCGGATATTTATACATGTTGATAAACTTATCAATATCATAAATAGGCTTGAATGTTAAAATCATTTCATTAGCATCAATAAAAATGGAATTTGTTCTTCGACTTTGAACTTGGAATAATTCTGCCATGTATGTTTATTTAGTGATGCTTAAAAACTTGTCTTAAAGTATATTTTCAACAAAATACGAATACTTGGTGTTACATTACTTTAGAAGCCAAATATTTCTGCACTTCGTACACATCAATGCTTTTATTAAACTTTTTGCTTACGGAAGGAATATCCTCACTCGAAATCCAAATTTTTAATTCAGCATCTAAATCAAACGTACCCGCTGTTTCTAAAGAGAATCTAGAAATGCTTTTATAGGGGTATGATTGGTATTGCACTTTACTTCCTGTTAAGCCTTGAACATCTATGATGATTAGACGTTTGTTGGTAAACATAAAAGTGTCTCGGAAGAGTTTAAAGCCTAATTCTATAGCTTCATTATCTATTAGAAGGCGACCGTATTTTTCTTCTAATTTTTCAGCGGAAACTTCACTTGCGTTTCCTAATATTTTATTTAGTAGTCCCATGTGTTATTATCTATTAAGGTTATTGTAACTATCTATTTGCGCCTTACCATATACCCATTAAAAGATTTAGTGGTTCCTGTTTGCTGCTTCCAGAAAAGAAATGGAATGACCAAACCTATCGTTCCAATTAACCCCAAATATACAGAAAGTAAAATGGTAACCAATAGTCCTATTCCGGCTCCAATTAGAATAATTAGATTACTTTTTTCAGCTCTGACATCATTCACATGTTTCTTTTCGGACGTACCACAATTGTTACAATTTACCTGAAATGTATCTCCTTTCTCCATTTGTAAATCTGGACGAGTTTCAGCATTAGATTTTATTTTGATGTCTCTTTTACAAGCAGTGCAGTAAGTTAGTAAGTCCATATGAGTTTATATAAATATTATTCTACTCTTGTATATATTTCGTAGGAATAGTCAATATTTTCAGTATTACTATTTTCTAGTGAAATCCAACGCATTTCGTTTGAAGATGGAAAATCAATTTTAAGGCTAGATTCCTGATCGGGCTCCGGATCTCTAGATGTGTCTGTCACTATTTTGAATGAATAAAATGTTACATTATTTTCCCATGTTCCAGTTAATATTCCTGTGCTAAAGCATCCATCATCTGGTCCGTCGAAAGTCTCTATTCTAAAAGTGCCATCTGCATCAAAAGCAAAGCGGCCAAGTGTTACACAAAAGTAGTCATATTCAGAAAATTCATCTTTACCGTCATCAAATACATCTCCACGTCCCAATTCTGTCCAAGTTCCAATGATAGGATCATTTTGCACGGTGTCAGTTGAGTTTTCTTTATTACAAGAAACAAATAATAAAATAATAGCTAAAAAACGAATTAATCTCATAGTTGTGAAAATTATTGATGAAGGTGATATTATATTTATGGCAATCCCATACGCTAGTTTATAAATCTATAAACATAGAACAAATCCTTTATTATTTTATTGCATATCTGTATCAGTGAGAGATAAAAAGTAGGGTTTTTTAGGCTTCAATTGTTTTAAAAGCAGAACAGGAAACTTAAGCCATTTCTTAATTTAAATAACTTAAGCATGAAAAAAATACACCTACTACCTTTTTTAGCGGTATTCGCAACTTTAGGGTTACAAGCACAAACAGAAGAAAAAATAGCTACTAAAACTTATTATGAGCAACGAGCATTAGAAGATGCTAAATACGAACAGGAGTTTGCGACAGAAGATGAAACTGCTGAAGTAGCCTTTTGGGATGATCAGAAAGCTTATGAGAGAGATTTAAAAAAGCGCGATAGAAAAGCCTATCGGGCCTATATGAAAGGCAAACGTGATGCGTATGCAGAACATTACAACCATTGTGATGATCATTGCCATCATAGCACACATTATTACAGTCATGCTACGTATTACTATTATGGCTACAATCGAAATTATTACCGTCCTTCGAATAGGACAACCGTAAGAACTAACGTGCGAGTGCCATCTGTACGTGTAGGAGTTGGAATTTTATAATTAATTTCAGGAATGAAAAAGCGGTCTATTTAGACCGCTTTTTTTATACCCTAATTTATTCAATTTTGCCACCATCGCGTTCTGGAGAACGTGGTTCTGGCCAAGTGCGTTGCTCTCCCGATCTTGGGTTTATAGGTAAAACCGATTTTTCGCGAGAAGTTTTTTCAGGATCTTCACTCGCCATATATGCCATTACAGCAGTTAATATGGCATTGTTTCTCACATCATCAAAAACAATTTTATCATAAGTGTCTAGGTTGGTATGCCATGTATAGTTCCAATAACTCCAGCTTAAAGAGCTTAGTGAAAAAGCTGGTACTCCTGCGGCTACAAAAGAAGCATAATCTGAGCCACCATTGCTAGGAACGCCAGGAAAAGTAGTCTCAATTTGTTTTGTGATATCTTTAGGGGCAGCTTCTAGCCACTTTCCAATATAGTCATAGGCATGCAAATAGCCTTGACCCGATATTTTAACTACTCGGCCTGTTCCATTATCTTGATTGAAAACAGCTTGTACATTTGCTATAATTTCAGGATGATCTTCAACAAAAGCACGAGATCCATTTAGGCCTTGCTCTTCACTTCCCCAAAGTCCGATTAAAATAGTTCTTTTTGGATTTGGATAAAACTTTTTCAGTAAACGAGCCGCTTCCATCATGGTGATCGTTCCTGTACCATTATCGGTTGCTCCAGTAGCACCATCCCAAGAATCAAAATGAGCGGAAAGAATCACATATTCATCAGGAAATTCTGTTCCTTTTATTTCTGCAAGCGTATTAAAAGTAGGGACCGTTCCTAATTCTTTAGATTCGGCAACCACATTTAATTTAGGTTGGTCGCCATTTTCAGTCATTCTATAAATTAGTCCATAGTCTTCTAGAGATAAATCTACAACTGGAATTTTTTTGGTATTAGCACTGAAAATTTTGTTCGCACCAAATCCATTAGACCATCTTGATTGAATGATGCCTACAGCACCTGCTTTTTCTAATTCTTGATTGATGTTTCTTGAGGTGAATCCTGTTTTGCGCATACGCTCACGCCAAGAATCTTCTAATGCATCACGGTCTTTTTTCATTTTTTCAAAAGACTCGGGAGTAGCAAATTCTTCCCAATTGTAATCCGGTCTTCCTGTAGGTTGGTTCATAGAAACCAATACAATTTTACCTTTTACGTTGGGCAACCATTTTTGAAAAGCTATTGAATCTGATACTTCCGGTATCGTAATTAAATCTGCCGTAATTCCTTTCTTTCCTGTACTAGGGCTCCAAGCCAATTGCATTCCGCTTAAGCTTACAACGCGTGGAGCAATTAAATCTACATGGGTAATACCGCGTTCCCAGCCGCGCCATTTGCCGTACTCTTCCATACGAGCATCAATACCCCATTTCTTGTAGGTGGAAATAGCCCAATCACTTGCTTTTTTCATTTGTGGAGTTCCTACCAGTCGCGGACCTACCACATCCATAAGTTCATGTGCTAATACTTCTAGTTGAGAATTGTCATTGGCTTCATTCACCATCTTTTCGACAATTTCGTCCGTAGTTTGTGCACTACTTACTGTAAAAGAAAAGAGTAACAGCAGTACTGCAAATAGTTTGTTTGTTTTCATAATGTTCCCGTTAATTAGTTCGGAAACTAAGATACTTATTTTGGTAAGGTATAGCCTTGTTTAAAATCTAAATAGAATGTTAAAAAAATATGCGTTGTGCCATTCTAAAGGTATTGGCGTGTGCCTCTATAATGATTTTTATATCCCGAGAATAGCCTCCACCCATACTACATTGAACCGGTATTTTATGATCAAAACAGGTTTGGAGCACAAATTCATCACGCTTTTTACAACCGTCTAAAGTCAGGGCTAAAGTACCCAATTTGTCACTCGCCAAAACATCAACTCCAGAAAGGTAAAAGATGAAATCTGGTTTTACTGTTGCGACTAATGTTGGTAATGTCTTTTTTAATAGCGATAAGTATTCTTCATCTTCAGTGCCACTTTCTAATGCAATGTCTACATCAGACACTTCTTTTTTAAATGGGTAATTACTTTTGCCGTGCATGGAAAAAGTAAATACAGAACTATCGTTTTGAAAAATTTCTGCTGTACCATTCCCTTGATGCACATCTAAATCGACAATTAATATTTGAGCAGCTAATTTTTTCGCCTGTAAATATCTTGCGCCAATGGCTTGATCATTTAGCATGCAAAAAGCTTCACCATGATCAGAATACGCATGGTGTGTGCCCCCCGCTAGATTCATAGCAACACCATGTACTAATGCATATTCACAAGCTTTCATAGTGCCATCTGCAATAATCCGTTCGCGCTCCACCAAATCTTCAGAAAGTGGAAAACCTATTTTACGTGCCGCTTTAGGGTCAATTTTAATATTCAACAAATCATAATAATATTCCGCATCGTGTACTGCTAGAATATATTTATCATTGGG encodes:
- a CDS encoding histone deacetylase yields the protein MLKIACHPIYKHHLPDGHRFPMAKYDLLPQQLMYEGTCTKENFFEPELPNDKYILAVHDAEYYYDLLNIKIDPKAARKIGFPLSEDLVERERIIADGTMKACEYALVHGVAMNLAGGTHHAYSDHGEAFCMLNDQAIGARYLQAKKLAAQILIVDLDVHQGNGTAEIFQNDSSVFTFSMHGKSNYPFKKEVSDVDIALESGTEDEEYLSLLKKTLPTLVATVKPDFIFYLSGVDVLASDKLGTLALTLDGCKKRDEFVLQTCFDHKIPVQCSMGGGYSRDIKIIIEAHANTFRMAQRIFF
- a CDS encoding PH domain-containing protein, whose translation is MGLLNKILGNASEVSAEKLEEKYGRLLIDNEAIELGFKLFRDTFMFTNKRLIIIDVQGLTGSKVQYQSYPYKSISRFSLETAGTFDLDAELKIWISSEDIPSVSKKFNKSIDVYEVQKYLASKVM
- a CDS encoding M20/M25/M40 family metallo-hydrolase, with the translated sequence MKTNKLFAVLLLLFSFTVSSAQTTDEIVEKMVNEANDNSQLEVLAHELMDVVGPRLVGTPQMKKASDWAISTYKKWGIDARMEEYGKWRGWERGITHVDLIAPRVVSLSGMQLAWSPSTGKKGITADLITIPEVSDSIAFQKWLPNVKGKIVLVSMNQPTGRPDYNWEEFATPESFEKMKKDRDALEDSWRERMRKTGFTSRNINQELEKAGAVGIIQSRWSNGFGANKIFSANTKKIPVVDLSLEDYGLIYRMTENGDQPKLNVVAESKELGTVPTFNTLAEIKGTEFPDEYVILSAHFDSWDGATGATDNGTGTITMMEAARLLKKFYPNPKRTILIGLWGSEEQGLNGSRAFVEDHPEIIANVQAVFNQDNGTGRVVKISGQGYLHAYDYIGKWLEAAPKDITKQIETTFPGVPSNGGSDYASFVAAGVPAFSLSSLSWSYWNYTWHTNLDTYDKIVFDDVRNNAILTAVMAYMASEDPEKTSREKSVLPINPRSGEQRTWPEPRSPERDGGKIE